The stretch of DNA GTTCGGCAGGTCCCTAGCACCGGTCTCAAGCGGAAATGGTCAAGTGGACCTGCTCGTGGGGGCTTCCAACGCGAACAATGGCCGCGGCCGGGCCTACCTCTTCCGGGGCGAGGCGCTCGCTACGCCGCTGCTCGCCCGGTCCCCTGACGAACTCGGCTTCGGTGAGGTGCTCCTCGGCGAGGAGGCCGAGGCGCAGACCGTAGTGGTGGAGAGTGTGGGCAACACGGCGGTGACGGTGACGGGCATCCGTCTTCAGGGGGACGGCGATGGTTTCCGCATCGTCTCGGACCTCACGCCGCCCCTCACCCTCGAGCCGGGAGACAATACTTCGTTCGAGGTCGTGTTCGACCCCGTAGCGCTGGGCCTGGCTGAGGCCACGCTCGTCATCGAAGCCGGAGCCGCGTCGCGGAACGTCGCCCTCGAAGGGCAGGGCGTTGGGAGCTCCGCTGTGTTCCTCGTCACGAAGGCGGAAGACACCGACGACGGGGCGTGCGACGCCGACTGCTCGCTCCGCGAAGCCATCGCTGCGGCCAACGCTCTGGGCAGTGCCGCGTCCGACACGGTCCGCTTCGACCCGGCGCTCGCGGGGCAGACGATCGCCTTCGCCCCAGGCAACGGCGCGCTCACCATCACCGAGGAGCTTGTCATCGACGGCGATGGGCTCGGCATCACCGTGGACGCAAAGAGGCGCGACCGCGTCTTTTTCGTGGACCGTACCAGCGACCCCATAGAAGCAGCGTTCGTAGGCCTGACGGTCACGGGCGGCTTCACCTCAGGCGAGGGGGGCGGGATAGGCGGTGACGGGTCTGCAACGATTCTGCGCTGCGCGGTCATAGGCAACGAATCCAAGGGAGATGGTGGCGGGGTCTCCCTGGAGGGCGGTGCAGCGGTCACCGCGAGCACGATCAGCGGCAACGTGTCGGGCGAGGACGGAGGCGGGATCGTCGGCGCCTACAGTCTGAGTCACACCACGATCAGCGGGAACCGGGCCGCCAATCGGGGCGGCGGTCTCATGCTCTCTGACGAGGCGTTTTTCGCCTCCGTTACGGTCACGCGCAATGATGCCGGCGTCCGCGGAGGAGGCTTTTATTCGCCCTCCGCGTTCAACACAGGGTTTTTCAGAAGCACTATCCTCGGCAACACCGCCGGTGGTGACCCGCAAGCGTCCTCGGCTGATTGCGGTGGGTCGATTTTCGGCTTTGACGCGGGGTCGAACTTCTCGCTGTTCGGCTCGGGGACCACCGAAGACGGAGACTGCAGCTTCGGGTCTTCTATCACCGTTGTCTCTCCTGACGAGGCGTTCACGCGCGTGTTCGATCCGCTGCTCGCCGACAACGGTGGGCCGACGCAAACCCATCTCCTGCTTGCGCCCGGCGACGACCCTGCGCGCAACCCCGCCGTGGACCTCGACGGTCTTCTCACCAACTGCGACGCAGACCAGCGCGGTTTCCCGGCACCTTTCGACGGCGACGGCGACGGCAATGCTGCCTGTGACCTCGGCGCGGTCGAACTGAACGCGGCAGATCTCAACCCTGCCGTGACGCTCACGCTCGCACCCGCCGACAGCGCGGTCGTCATCCCCGCCTCCGGCGGCCCGGTGACCTTCACCGCGACCCTCACCAACACGAGTGCCGCGAGCGTCACCACGCAGGCGTGGGCCGCCGCCGTGCTGCCGGACAACGGCCTCCGGCTCCCGGTCTTCGGGCCGGTGACGGTGACGCTCGCGCCGGGGCAGACGCTCTCGCGGACGCTGGTGCAGACCGTGCCGGGTGCAGCGCCGGCCGGGCGCTACGCTTATGCCGGGTACGTCGGCGACTTCGCCGGGCTCGCGGTGACCGACCGCGACACGTTCGGCGGTCAGAAGACGGCGAACAGTATTTCTGCCTCGGGCACTGCGGCGGGCTCGGACGTGTGGACGGTGCGCGATGCCGCGACGGGCTTGCTCGTCGAGGCGGGCGACGTGTGGCAGGGCGAGGGCGGCGTGGCCGCTGCCTCGTCGTCAGTGCTGCCGACGGCGTTCGGTCTG from Bacteroidota bacterium encodes:
- a CDS encoding choice-of-anchor D domain-containing protein; protein product: MPCSATLRSAALALLCCLVAVPSQAQGPLLTLEYPGTGGPEFGGKVAGVPDTDGDGVGDLLIGTARGNDAYLFSGADGSLLFELTSPNGGFTSFGQAVAGLSDVNGDGRGDLLIGAYRENRAYVFSGADGSLLLELVSPNEEEEGQFGVSVAAVPDASGDGVEDLLVGAEREGDSIFSEGNVYLFSGADGALLLEIPSPGQMGNTFFGRSLKSIPDTNGDGRGDILVGYSRRVQLYSGADGSLLREFAEPTPRGFAGVPDVDGDGRGDVLISTRDDDDAFLFSGADGSELLRIAPPFALEGKSFSRVAGTPDIDGDGAGDLLITGGTEVYLFSGADGTLLRDLRSPNPEEEGGSFGRSLAPVSSGNGQVDLLVGASNANNGRGRAYLFRGEALATPLLARSPDELGFGEVLLGEEAEAQTVVVESVGNTAVTVTGIRLQGDGDGFRIVSDLTPPLTLEPGDNTSFEVVFDPVALGLAEATLVIEAGAASRNVALEGQGVGSSAVFLVTKAEDTDDGACDADCSLREAIAAANALGSAASDTVRFDPALAGQTIAFAPGNGALTITEELVIDGDGLGITVDAKRRDRVFFVDRTSDPIEAAFVGLTVTGGFTSGEGGGIGGDGSATILRCAVIGNESKGDGGGVSLEGGAAVTASTISGNVSGEDGGGIVGAYSLSHTTISGNRAANRGGGLMLSDEAFFASVTVTRNDAGVRGGGFYSPSAFNTGFFRSTILGNTAGGDPQASSADCGGSIFGFDAGSNFSLFGSGTTEDGDCSFGSSITVVSPDEAFTRVFDPLLADNGGPTQTHLLLAPGDDPARNPAVDLDGLLTNCDADQRGFPAPFDGDGDGNAACDLGAVELNAADLNPAVTLTLAPADSAVVIPASGGPVTFTATLTNTSAASVTTQAWAAAVLPDNGLRLPVFGPVTVTLAPGQTLSRTLVQTVPGAAPAGRYAYAGYVGDFAGLAVTDRDTFGGQKTANSISASGTAAGSDVWTVRDAATGLLVEAGDVWQGEGGVAAASSSVLPTAFGLSAAYPNPFRQQTEVALAVPVASEVRVSVFDVLGRRVAVLLAGEVEAGEHRVAFDGAGLPSGVYVVRAEAAGLAEAQRVTLVR